The following proteins come from a genomic window of Iamia sp. SCSIO 61187:
- a CDS encoding carboxylesterase/lipase family protein — translation MRDESTRSAVVTTVDGDVQGVVASGVSIFRGLPYGAPTDGANRFLPPRPPAPWTGVRDARLYGATAAQARTFLADGGFEGNRPTRGEDCLVLNVWTPSPDAARRPVMVWLHGGGFEAGTGSVLLYDGVNLCRAGDVVVVTINHRLGVLGHLHLADLVDDPDVAGSGNAGFLDVVAALRWVRENIECFGGDPGNVTIFGQSGGGRKVSLAAAAPAAAGLFHRGIVQSGSQLRLTSRARAHERAEQLLAQLDLPPRQWRRLQELPWRDVLRAARSVRGRFGPVVDDVVFDRDPWAPDAPPTASAVPMMIGTCRTELSLQLGMLDPTTFAIDEADLPARLAPYVDADDVDRLTAIVRRSRPDASAPEVFFTIATARTYWRDAQLQTEAKARQAGGAPVWSYRVMWRTPVDGGRLVSPHNLDLPFVFANVEHAPHIVGPPSDQTRAMAEVMSHTWLAFARTGDPGNETIPEWRPYDLERRSVLHLDVPPVVIDDPFPDERAVIERYESQQARSRRRGSAPA, via the coding sequence TTGAGGGACGAGTCGACCAGGTCGGCGGTGGTCACCACGGTCGACGGCGACGTGCAGGGGGTGGTCGCCTCCGGCGTCAGCATCTTCCGGGGCCTGCCCTACGGCGCCCCGACCGACGGAGCCAACCGCTTCCTTCCGCCCCGGCCGCCTGCGCCGTGGACCGGTGTGCGCGACGCCCGCCTGTACGGAGCGACCGCGGCCCAGGCCCGGACCTTCCTGGCCGATGGCGGCTTCGAGGGCAACCGGCCCACCCGCGGCGAGGACTGCCTGGTGCTCAACGTCTGGACGCCCTCACCCGATGCCGCCCGCCGACCGGTCATGGTGTGGCTGCACGGTGGCGGGTTCGAGGCCGGCACCGGCTCGGTGCTGCTCTACGACGGCGTCAACCTCTGCCGGGCCGGCGACGTCGTGGTCGTCACCATCAACCACCGCCTCGGCGTGCTCGGCCACCTCCACCTGGCGGACCTGGTCGACGATCCCGACGTGGCCGGTTCGGGCAACGCCGGCTTCCTCGACGTCGTCGCCGCCCTCCGCTGGGTGCGGGAGAACATCGAGTGCTTCGGCGGCGACCCCGGGAACGTCACCATCTTCGGCCAGTCCGGCGGCGGCCGGAAGGTGAGCCTGGCCGCCGCCGCGCCCGCCGCCGCCGGGCTGTTCCACCGCGGCATCGTGCAGAGCGGGTCGCAGCTGCGGCTGACGAGCCGGGCGCGAGCCCACGAGCGGGCCGAGCAGCTGCTCGCCCAGCTCGACCTTCCCCCCCGGCAGTGGCGACGGCTCCAGGAGCTGCCCTGGCGCGACGTCCTGCGCGCCGCCCGCTCCGTGCGGGGGCGCTTCGGCCCGGTCGTCGACGACGTCGTGTTCGACCGTGACCCGTGGGCGCCCGACGCACCGCCCACGGCGTCGGCCGTCCCGATGATGATCGGGACGTGCCGGACCGAGCTCTCGCTGCAGCTCGGGATGCTCGACCCCACGACGTTCGCCATCGACGAAGCCGACCTCCCCGCGCGCCTGGCCCCCTACGTCGACGCCGATGACGTCGACCGGCTTACGGCCATCGTCCGCCGGTCCCGCCCCGATGCCTCGGCGCCCGAGGTGTTCTTCACCATCGCCACGGCCCGCACCTACTGGCGCGACGCCCAGCTGCAGACCGAGGCGAAGGCCCGGCAGGCCGGGGGCGCGCCGGTGTGGTCGTACCGCGTGATGTGGCGGACACCGGTCGACGGCGGCCGCCTGGTCTCGCCGCACAACCTCGACCTGCCCTTCGTGTTCGCCAACGTCGAGCACGCGCCGCACATCGTCGGACCGCCGTCGGACCAGACCCGGGCCATGGCCGAGGTGATGAGCCACACGTGGCTGGCCTTCGCCCGCACCGGCGACCCGGGCAACGAGACGATCCCGGAGTGGCGGCCCTACGACCTCGAACGGAGGAGCGTCCTGCACCTCGACGTCCCGCCCGTGGTGATCGACGACCCGTTCCCCGACGAGAGGGCCGTCATCGAGCGGTACGAGTCGCAGCAGGCCCGATCACGGCGTCGAGGGTCCGCCCCGGCGTGA
- a CDS encoding IclR family transcriptional regulator produces METAVAKAFAVLEALSRARGPVRLSALAADLGLQKSTAHRVLGELVALGYVTQDEASGLYRPTLRTWELGTAVVADLPVKQVAAGALQQLHARTGETVSLVVRDGDDALYLDKLVSPRPLRFTTRVGSRLPLPFTAGGTALLAASPDGEAVVERMAARDDLGHRLDVDRLLAELGTTRERGYAIATGHPGLVGIAAAVLDRDDEPVAALSVSAPSDRLSEADRPAVVEAVLTTTAQLAEAIGRL; encoded by the coding sequence GTGGAGACCGCGGTCGCCAAAGCCTTCGCGGTCCTCGAGGCGCTCAGCCGGGCCAGGGGGCCGGTGCGCCTGTCGGCGCTGGCCGCCGACCTCGGCCTGCAGAAGAGCACCGCGCACCGGGTGCTCGGCGAGCTCGTCGCTCTGGGGTACGTGACCCAGGACGAGGCGTCCGGCCTCTACCGGCCGACGCTACGCACCTGGGAGCTGGGAACCGCGGTGGTCGCCGACCTCCCCGTCAAGCAGGTCGCCGCCGGCGCCCTGCAGCAGCTCCACGCCCGGACGGGCGAGACCGTCAGCCTCGTGGTCCGCGACGGCGACGACGCCCTCTACCTCGACAAGCTCGTCTCGCCCCGGCCCCTGCGGTTCACCACGCGGGTCGGGAGCCGCCTCCCCCTGCCGTTCACCGCCGGCGGCACGGCGCTCCTGGCGGCGTCCCCCGACGGCGAGGCCGTCGTGGAGCGGATGGCCGCTCGCGACGACCTCGGCCACCGCCTCGACGTCGACCGTCTGCTCGCCGAGCTCGGGACGACCCGGGAGCGCGGCTACGCGATCGCGACCGGCCACCCCGGTCTCGTCGGCATCGCGGCCGCGGTGCTCGACCGAGACGACGAGCCGGTCGCTGCGCTGTCGGTCTCGGCCCCGTCGGACCGCCTGTCCGAGGCGGACCGGCCGGCGGTGGTCGAGGCCGTGCTGACCACGACCGCCCAGCTGGCCGAGGCCATCGGCCGGTTGTGA
- a CDS encoding MarR family winged helix-turn-helix transcriptional regulator: MADLATPSPAATTDPRAAALDDPRLTAAGLLFEVATGLESRLAAQIASAGVSLSEFEVLLRLSRSDDTRLRMSDLATQSNLSSSGLTRLVDRLEGRQLLTRQACPSDGRGSFAVLTPAGLELLLSIMPGHVELIDRWYTSALSPTQLEELTSALRAVRAVVRPGAEAGA, from the coding sequence ATGGCCGACCTCGCCACCCCCTCCCCCGCCGCCACGACCGATCCCCGGGCAGCCGCCCTCGACGACCCCCGGCTCACCGCCGCCGGTCTGCTGTTCGAGGTGGCCACCGGGCTCGAGAGCCGCCTCGCCGCCCAGATCGCCTCGGCCGGCGTGTCCCTCTCGGAGTTCGAGGTCCTCCTCCGCCTCAGCCGGAGCGACGACACCCGCCTCCGCATGAGCGACCTGGCCACACAGTCGAACCTCTCCTCCAGCGGGCTCACCCGGCTCGTCGACCGCCTCGAGGGCCGACAGCTGCTGACCCGTCAGGCCTGCCCGAGCGACGGGCGCGGCTCGTTCGCGGTGCTGACCCCCGCCGGGCTCGAGCTCCTGCTGTCGATCATGCCGGGCCACGTCGAGCTGATCGACCGCTGGTACACCAGCGCCCTCTCCCCCACCCAGCTCGAGGAGCTGACCTCCGCCCTCCGCGCCGTCCGGGCCGTGGTCCGCCCCGGCGCCGAGGCCGGGGCGTGA
- a CDS encoding YceI family protein, with amino-acid sequence MSDISTTAIPTRDFHGLQIPEAGTYAVDTSHSELTFSVRHMMVSKVRGRFGDVEGTVTIAEDPLQSSVEVTIAAASVDTGTPDRDAHLTSPDFFDVEAYPHITFRSTGISDVKGDTFTLAGDLTVKDVTRPVSFTVTYNGAGKNPWGQVVAGFEGRIEIDREDFGLTWNQALETGGVLVGKVATIDIAVEIGAAG; translated from the coding sequence ATGAGCGACATCAGCACCACCGCCATCCCCACCCGCGACTTCCACGGCCTGCAGATCCCCGAGGCCGGCACCTACGCCGTCGACACCAGCCACTCCGAGCTCACCTTCTCGGTGCGGCACATGATGGTGTCGAAGGTCCGGGGTCGCTTCGGCGATGTCGAGGGCACCGTCACCATCGCCGAGGACCCGCTGCAGAGCTCGGTCGAGGTCACCATCGCCGCCGCCTCGGTCGACACCGGCACCCCCGACCGCGACGCCCACCTCACCAGCCCCGACTTCTTCGACGTCGAGGCCTACCCCCACATCACGTTCCGCTCGACCGGCATCTCCGACGTCAAGGGCGACACCTTCACGCTGGCCGGTGACCTCACCGTCAAGGACGTGACCCGACCGGTGAGCTTCACCGTCACCTACAACGGTGCCGGCAAGAACCCGTGGGGCCAGGTCGTCGCCGGCTTCGAGGGTCGGATCGAGATCGACCGCGAGGACTTCGGCCTGACCTGGAACCAGGCCCTCGAGACCGGCGGCGTGCTCGTCGGCAAGGTGGCCACCATCGACATCGCCGTGGAGATCGGCGCCGCCGGCTGA
- a CDS encoding carboxylesterase/lipase family protein yields the protein MDTINELRRDPVTVDVVTTAGTVRGVTRGGHLAFAGIPYAVPPTGPRRFLPPQPVEPWTGVRDALVPGPVAPQDPLVPFPFRAAGAESEDCLTLNIATPGLDDERRPVLFWIHGGGLSHGAGSQPVYAGGPLAERGDIVVVTINYRLGALGYLYLGGHGGDEWGAATHAGQLDQIEALRWVHDNIAAFGGDPDNVTIFGQSAGGVAVHTLLAMPAARGLLAKAIVQSGTAIGLGGPDAASAVTAAYLGRLGVPDGDREALLAVEVDALLRAQGSRGALRPVVDGDSLPQAPMPAVRDGVARDVPLMVGTARDEHKLYVAPDRPTLDDATLEQRVRATIPRRAADRAAEVIEVYRTSRAERGLPHDGNDVLDAVITASRFRTPALQLAEAQQAHQPDTYVYQVDWESPARGGILGACHGIEIPFVFGTLGRNGDDRMTGSGPQAEALAAQMMDAWVAFARTGRPCHPGIGDWPAYDLSSRSTMTFGAESGVVHAPFEAERQLWASMIAGPSARPSV from the coding sequence ATGGACACCATCAACGAGCTCCGGAGAGACCCCGTGACCGTCGACGTCGTCACCACGGCGGGGACCGTGCGGGGCGTCACCCGCGGCGGCCACCTCGCCTTCGCCGGCATCCCGTACGCCGTCCCCCCGACCGGGCCGCGTCGCTTCCTGCCCCCGCAGCCGGTCGAGCCGTGGACGGGCGTCCGCGACGCCCTCGTCCCCGGACCGGTCGCGCCGCAGGACCCGCTCGTTCCGTTCCCGTTCCGGGCCGCCGGCGCCGAGAGCGAGGACTGCCTGACGCTCAACATCGCCACGCCCGGGCTCGACGACGAGCGCCGCCCGGTCCTGTTCTGGATCCACGGCGGCGGGCTGAGCCACGGCGCCGGGTCCCAGCCCGTCTACGCCGGCGGTCCGCTGGCCGAGCGGGGCGACATCGTCGTGGTCACCATCAACTACCGCCTCGGCGCGCTCGGGTACCTGTACCTGGGCGGCCACGGCGGCGACGAGTGGGGCGCAGCCACCCACGCCGGCCAGCTCGACCAGATCGAGGCCCTGCGTTGGGTCCACGACAACATCGCCGCCTTCGGCGGTGACCCCGACAACGTGACGATCTTCGGGCAGTCGGCCGGGGGAGTGGCGGTCCACACCCTGCTGGCCATGCCGGCGGCCCGTGGCCTCCTCGCCAAGGCGATCGTCCAGAGCGGCACCGCCATCGGCCTCGGCGGCCCGGACGCCGCGTCCGCGGTCACCGCCGCGTACCTCGGACGGCTGGGCGTCCCCGACGGCGACCGCGAGGCGTTGCTCGCCGTCGAGGTTGATGCCCTCCTGCGCGCCCAGGGCAGCCGGGGGGCGCTGCGGCCGGTCGTCGACGGCGACTCGCTCCCCCAGGCTCCGATGCCGGCGGTGCGTGACGGCGTCGCCCGTGACGTCCCCCTCATGGTCGGCACCGCCCGCGACGAGCACAAGCTGTACGTGGCCCCGGACCGGCCGACGCTCGACGACGCCACGTTGGAGCAGAGGGTCCGGGCCACGATCCCCCGCCGGGCCGCCGACCGGGCGGCCGAGGTGATCGAGGTCTACCGCACCTCCCGGGCCGAGCGCGGACTCCCTCACGACGGCAACGACGTCCTCGACGCGGTCATCACCGCCTCCCGCTTCCGCACTCCGGCCCTCCAGCTGGCCGAGGCCCAGCAGGCCCACCAGCCGGACACGTACGTGTACCAGGTGGACTGGGAGTCGCCGGCCCGCGGTGGCATCCTCGGGGCCTGCCACGGCATCGAGATCCCCTTCGTCTTCGGGACCCTCGGCCGCAACGGCGACGATCGCATGACCGGCTCGGGCCCGCAGGCCGAGGCGCTGGCTGCCCAGATGATGGACGCGTGGGTCGCCTTCGCCCGCACGGGCCGCCCCTGCCACCCCGGCATCGGCGACTGGCCGGCCTACGACCTGAGCTCCCGCTCGACGATGACGTTCGGCGCCGAGAGTGGCGTCGTCCACGCCCCCTTCGAGGCGGAGCGCCAGCTGTGGGCGTCGATGATCGCCGGACCCTCCGCCCGCCCATCGGTCTGA
- a CDS encoding molybdopterin-dependent oxidoreductase — protein sequence MAVVDPVRPDLESEAAVAGGPATRTAFRTCPLCEAGCGLEITVVRDDDGAERVTRIRGDRDDVFSHGFICPKGSTLRQLHDDPDRLRGPVVKRDGEFVEVGWDEAFAEVERVLGGAIEAHGRTAVGAYVGNPNAHNLGALLFLKPVLRALGSPNVFSASTVDQRPKEISSGLMFGAPLTVPVPDIDRTDHLLLLGANPLESNGSLATAPDWPGRLEAIRARGGRVVVVDPRRTKTAAMADEWVAIRPGTDALLLAAMAATLVEEGLVDVGPLADHLAGLEEACAALAPFTAEAVAASTGVAADEIRRLARDLAAAPSAAVYGRMGTTTAEFGTVASWLVDVLNTLTGNLDRPGGAMFTRPAAGSPTTRGAPGVGRGLRLGSRHSRVRGLAESLGELPVSCLAEEIDTPGEGQIRALVTIAGNPVCSTPNSERLDAALDGLDAMVSVDIYINETTRHADVILPVPSALEKPHYDLALLQLAIRNVANWSEPILRRDEGTPDEWEVLSRLALVLQGMAATADPAVVEGLVLDALLAGAVGDEHGPVHGRDPAELKAALGDEPGPARILDLMLRVGPYGDAFGDRPDGLTLERLREAPHGIDLGPLAPRLPEVLRTPSGKVELAPDVVLADLPRLAEALARPVDETDLRLVGRRDVRSNNSWMHNVEVLVKGKARCTLHVHPDDADRLGLVDGAEATVTSRVGAVTAPVQVTDAIRPGVVSLPHGWGHDRPGVQMGVAGRHAGVNSNVLTDDAVVDAVSGNAVLNGIPVEVAPA from the coding sequence ATGGCAGTCGTCGATCCCGTCCGACCCGACCTGGAGAGCGAGGCCGCCGTCGCCGGCGGCCCGGCCACCCGCACCGCGTTCCGCACCTGCCCGCTGTGCGAGGCGGGCTGCGGGTTGGAGATCACCGTCGTCCGCGACGACGACGGGGCCGAGCGGGTCACCCGCATCCGGGGCGACCGCGACGATGTGTTCAGCCACGGGTTCATCTGCCCGAAGGGGTCCACCCTCCGCCAGCTGCACGACGACCCCGACCGCCTGCGGGGGCCGGTGGTCAAGCGCGACGGCGAGTTCGTCGAGGTGGGGTGGGACGAGGCCTTCGCCGAGGTGGAGCGGGTCCTGGGCGGGGCGATCGAGGCCCACGGGCGCACGGCCGTCGGCGCCTACGTGGGCAACCCCAACGCCCACAACCTCGGCGCCCTGCTGTTCCTGAAGCCCGTCCTCCGCGCCCTCGGGTCGCCCAACGTGTTCTCGGCCAGCACCGTCGACCAGCGGCCCAAGGAGATCTCGTCGGGGCTGATGTTCGGTGCTCCGCTCACCGTCCCGGTGCCCGACATCGACCGCACCGACCACCTCCTGCTCCTCGGGGCCAACCCCCTCGAGTCCAACGGCAGCCTGGCGACCGCGCCCGACTGGCCCGGGCGGCTCGAGGCGATCCGGGCCCGGGGCGGGCGGGTCGTGGTCGTCGACCCGCGGCGGACGAAGACCGCAGCGATGGCCGACGAGTGGGTCGCCATCCGGCCCGGCACCGACGCCCTGCTGCTGGCGGCCATGGCGGCGACGCTGGTGGAGGAGGGGCTGGTCGACGTGGGCCCCCTGGCCGACCACCTGGCGGGGCTGGAGGAGGCCTGCGCCGCCCTCGCCCCGTTCACCGCCGAGGCGGTGGCGGCCAGCACCGGCGTCGCGGCCGACGAGATCCGTCGCCTGGCCCGCGACCTGGCCGCCGCGCCGAGCGCCGCGGTGTACGGCCGCATGGGCACGACCACCGCCGAGTTCGGCACGGTGGCGTCCTGGCTGGTCGACGTGCTCAACACGCTGACGGGCAACCTCGACCGCCCCGGCGGCGCCATGTTCACCCGACCCGCCGCCGGCTCCCCGACCACCCGCGGTGCGCCAGGCGTCGGGCGCGGCCTGCGGCTCGGGTCCCGCCACAGCCGGGTCCGGGGGCTGGCCGAGTCGCTGGGCGAGCTGCCCGTCTCGTGCCTGGCCGAGGAGATCGACACCCCCGGCGAGGGCCAGATCCGGGCCCTGGTCACCATCGCCGGCAACCCGGTGTGCTCCACGCCCAACAGCGAGCGCCTCGACGCCGCCCTCGACGGCCTCGACGCCATGGTCAGCGTCGACATCTACATCAACGAGACCACGCGCCACGCCGATGTCATCCTCCCCGTGCCCAGCGCCCTGGAGAAGCCGCACTACGACCTGGCCCTCCTGCAGCTGGCCATCCGCAACGTGGCCAACTGGAGCGAGCCGATCCTCCGGCGCGACGAGGGCACGCCCGACGAGTGGGAGGTGCTCTCCCGCCTGGCCCTGGTGCTCCAGGGGATGGCGGCGACCGCCGACCCGGCGGTGGTGGAGGGCCTGGTGCTCGACGCCCTGCTCGCCGGCGCCGTCGGCGACGAGCACGGCCCCGTCCACGGCCGCGACCCGGCCGAGCTGAAGGCCGCCCTGGGCGACGAGCCCGGGCCGGCCCGCATCCTCGACCTCATGCTCCGGGTCGGTCCCTACGGCGACGCCTTCGGCGACCGTCCCGACGGGCTCACCCTCGAGCGGCTCCGGGAGGCGCCCCACGGCATCGACCTCGGCCCGCTGGCGCCCCGCCTGCCCGAGGTCCTGCGGACCCCGAGCGGCAAGGTCGAGCTGGCGCCCGACGTCGTCCTCGCCGACCTGCCCCGCCTGGCCGAGGCCCTGGCCCGCCCCGTCGACGAGACCGACCTCCGGCTGGTCGGCCGGCGCGACGTCCGGTCCAACAACTCGTGGATGCACAACGTCGAGGTGCTGGTGAAGGGCAAGGCCCGCTGCACCCTGCACGTCCACCCCGACGATGCCGACCGGCTCGGCCTGGTCGACGGGGCCGAGGCCACCGTCACCAGCCGGGTGGGCGCGGTGACCGCCCCGGTCCAGGTCACCGATGCCATCCGGCCCGGGGTCGTCAGCCTCCCGCACGGCTGGGGCCACGACCGTCCCGGGGTCCAGATGGGCGTCGCCGGCCGCCACGCCGGGGTCAACAGCAACGTGCTGACCGACGACGCCGTGGTCGACGCCGTGTCGGGCAACGCCGTCCTCAACGGCATCCCCGTCGAGGTCGCCCCGGCCTAG
- a CDS encoding vitamin B12-dependent ribonucleotide reductase, giving the protein MAIAPEQTGIGIRRHFTRAGVHPYDEVTWEERDSRITNWADGTVAFEQLGVEFPTSWSMNATNIVAQKYFRGTLGTPERERSLKQVIDRVADTITTWGIEGGYFADDDEAEAYRAELKHLLVTQKAAFNSPVWFNIGVKGVPQQASACFILSVDDAMDSILNWYREEGVIFKGGSGSGINLSRIRSSKEHLKGGGTASGPVSFMRGADASAGTIKSGGKTRRAAKMVILDVSHPDIEEFIWCKQHEELKMRVLEEAGFEMGLDGRDRPSIQYQNANNSVRVTDEFMQAVVDDADWDLTAVTTGEVIKTVRARDLMRQISQAAWECADPGMQFDTTINRWHTAANTGRINGSNPCSEYMHIDDSACNLASINLLKFLGDDGTFDVDGFKQACAVMFTGQEILVGRADYPTESIGENSRKFRQLGLGYANLGALLMATGAAYDSEAGRAWAAAITALMTGHAYEISARTAARMGPFAGYAENSEHMLKVLDMHRTAAASIDEELVPSEILGAAQQSWDEACELAAQFGVRNSQASVLAPTGTIGLMMDCDTTGIEPDLGLAKTKTLHGGGTMSIVNQTVPRALRNLGYSPDEIDAIVAHIDTEKTILGAPALKAEHLPVFACSMGDNPIHYLGHVSMMAAVQPFISGAISKTVNMPTEVSVEEVEQLHIDAWKMGVKAIAIYRDGCKVAQPLNMTKKDVVAEIVAEGDGESPTVVERVVEKVVTVKEPVRKKLPRTRTSKTFEFRVADCKGFVSVGEYEDGRPGEIFVRISKQGSTLAGIMDAFAVSISYGLQYGVPLRAYVETFTNTRFEPAGMTDDPDIRIASSLLDYMFRRLAVDYLSFEERAELGILTVSERTQPTLPGVMETVTETSQGSDIPADPKSVPSASALAQELEDATDQTSAGSQPSLLERAGVLDAESTPAAEVPQARPEPRQSDAPYCMQCGVQMIRAGSCHACPSCGSTSGCS; this is encoded by the coding sequence ATGGCCATCGCCCCCGAGCAGACCGGCATCGGCATCCGTCGCCACTTCACCCGCGCCGGGGTGCACCCCTACGACGAGGTCACCTGGGAGGAGCGCGACTCGCGCATCACCAACTGGGCCGACGGCACCGTCGCCTTCGAGCAGCTGGGCGTGGAGTTCCCGACCTCCTGGTCGATGAACGCGACCAACATCGTCGCCCAGAAGTACTTCCGGGGCACCCTGGGCACGCCCGAGCGCGAGCGCTCGCTCAAGCAGGTCATCGACCGGGTGGCCGACACCATCACGACGTGGGGCATCGAGGGCGGCTACTTCGCCGACGACGACGAGGCCGAGGCCTACCGAGCCGAGCTCAAGCACCTCCTCGTCACCCAGAAGGCGGCGTTCAACTCGCCGGTCTGGTTCAACATCGGGGTCAAGGGCGTGCCCCAGCAGGCCAGCGCCTGCTTCATCCTCTCGGTCGACGACGCCATGGACTCGATCCTGAACTGGTACCGGGAGGAGGGCGTGATCTTCAAGGGCGGGTCGGGCTCGGGGATCAACCTGTCCCGCATCCGCTCCTCCAAGGAGCACCTCAAGGGCGGCGGCACCGCCTCGGGGCCGGTCAGCTTCATGCGGGGCGCCGACGCCTCGGCCGGCACCATCAAGAGCGGGGGCAAGACCCGGCGCGCCGCCAAGATGGTCATCCTCGACGTGTCGCACCCCGACATCGAGGAGTTCATCTGGTGCAAGCAGCACGAGGAGCTCAAGATGCGGGTCCTCGAGGAGGCCGGCTTCGAGATGGGCCTCGACGGACGGGACCGGCCCTCGATCCAGTACCAGAACGCCAACAACTCGGTCCGGGTCACCGACGAGTTCATGCAGGCCGTCGTCGACGACGCCGACTGGGACCTCACCGCCGTCACCACCGGCGAGGTCATCAAGACCGTCCGGGCCCGTGACCTGATGCGCCAGATCTCCCAGGCCGCCTGGGAGTGCGCCGACCCGGGCATGCAGTTCGACACCACCATCAACCGCTGGCACACCGCGGCCAACACCGGCCGCATCAACGGGTCCAACCCGTGCAGCGAGTACATGCACATCGACGATTCGGCCTGCAACCTGGCCTCGATCAACCTGCTCAAGTTCCTGGGCGACGACGGCACCTTCGACGTCGACGGGTTCAAGCAGGCCTGCGCGGTGATGTTCACCGGCCAGGAGATCCTCGTGGGCCGGGCCGACTACCCGACGGAGTCGATCGGCGAGAACAGCCGCAAGTTCCGCCAGCTGGGCCTGGGCTACGCCAACCTCGGTGCCCTCCTGATGGCCACCGGCGCCGCCTACGACTCCGAGGCGGGCCGGGCCTGGGCCGCCGCGATCACCGCCCTGATGACCGGCCACGCCTACGAGATCTCGGCCCGCACCGCCGCCCGCATGGGCCCCTTCGCCGGCTACGCCGAGAACTCCGAGCACATGCTCAAGGTGCTCGACATGCACCGCACCGCCGCCGCCTCGATCGACGAGGAGCTGGTGCCGTCGGAGATCCTCGGCGCCGCCCAGCAGAGCTGGGACGAGGCCTGCGAGCTGGCCGCCCAGTTCGGCGTGCGCAACTCCCAGGCCTCGGTTCTGGCCCCCACCGGCACCATCGGGCTGATGATGGACTGCGACACCACCGGCATCGAGCCCGACCTGGGCCTGGCCAAGACCAAGACCCTCCACGGCGGCGGCACCATGTCGATCGTCAACCAGACGGTGCCCCGCGCCCTGCGGAACCTGGGCTACTCGCCCGACGAGATCGACGCCATCGTCGCCCACATCGACACCGAGAAGACGATCCTGGGCGCCCCCGCCCTCAAGGCCGAGCACCTCCCGGTGTTCGCCTGCTCGATGGGCGACAACCCGATCCACTACCTCGGGCACGTCTCGATGATGGCTGCGGTCCAGCCCTTCATCTCCGGCGCCATCTCCAAGACCGTGAACATGCCCACCGAGGTGTCGGTCGAGGAGGTCGAGCAGCTCCACATCGACGCCTGGAAGATGGGCGTGAAGGCCATCGCCATCTACCGCGACGGCTGCAAGGTGGCCCAGCCGCTCAACATGACCAAGAAGGACGTCGTCGCCGAGATCGTCGCCGAGGGCGACGGCGAGTCGCCCACGGTGGTCGAGCGGGTCGTGGAGAAGGTCGTCACCGTCAAGGAGCCGGTGCGCAAGAAGCTGCCCCGGACCCGCACGTCGAAGACCTTCGAGTTCCGGGTCGCCGACTGCAAGGGCTTCGTCAGCGTCGGCGAGTACGAGGACGGCCGCCCCGGCGAGATCTTCGTCCGCATCTCCAAGCAGGGCTCGACCCTCGCCGGCATCATGGACGCCTTCGCCGTGTCCATCAGCTACGGCCTCCAGTACGGCGTGCCGCTGCGGGCCTACGTCGAGACCTTCACCAACACCCGGTTCGAGCCGGCGGGCATGACCGACGACCCCGACATCCGGATCGCCTCGTCGCTGCTCGACTACATGTTCCGGCGGCTGGCGGTGGACTACCTCTCCTTCGAGGAGCGGGCCGAGCTCGGCATCCTCACCGTGTCGGAGCGGACCCAGCCCACGCTGCCCGGTGTCATGGAGACGGTCACCGAGACCAGCCAGGGATCCGACATCCCGGCCGACCCCAAGTCGGTGCCGTCGGCCTCGGCCCTGGCCCAGGAGCTGGAGGACGCCACCGACCAGACCAGCGCCGGCAGCCAGCCCAGCCTGCTCGAGCGGGCCGGTGTCCTCGACGCCGAGTCCACCCCGGCGGCCGAGGTGCCCCAGGCCCGTCCCGAGCCCCGCCAGTCGGACGCCCCCTACTGCATGCAGTGCGGTGTCCAGATGATCCGGGCCGGCTCCTGCCACGCCTGCCCCAGCTGCGGGAGCACCAGCGGCTGCAGCTGA